A region from the Streptomyces tsukubensis genome encodes:
- a CDS encoding type I polyketide synthase, with product MNGSADRTAEGGERVQQALRALLEERDRLRRRVGALEAGRGEPVAVVAMACRYPGGVSSPEELWDVVRGGRDVVDVFPGDRGWPDVFDPDPDAPGRSYARHGGFLRDAGAFDAEFFGISPREALATDPQQRLLLETAWEVFERAGIVPAEVRGADVGVFCGVMFPEYGMRFLEARGNELEGFLLQGSAPSVASGRVAYEFGLTGPAVTVDTACSSSLVSVHLAMQSLRSGESSLALAGGAALMPTPWVFLEFSRQRGLAADGRCKSFSDAADGTGWAEGAGVLLLEKLSDARRNGHPVLAVLRGSAVNQDGASNGLTAPNGRAQERVIRRALANAGVSASEVDLLEAHGTGTTLGDPIEAGALLATYGQGRAEGRPLWLGSLKSNIGHSMAAAGVGGVIKAVMAMRHRYLPKTLHAGVPSRHVDWSSGAVELLVEGREWDRADGPRRAAVSSFGISGTNAHVVLEEAPHEEPGDGNGEPGDGNGTGVQVYGGGPGTGGVAGGVVPWVLSGRSPGALRQQAAALHGAAAADPGFDLAAAGWSLVSGRTRFEHRAVVLGHGRDELLNGLAALAAGEESAAVVHGRAGPLGATVFVFPGQGSQWAGMGRELYGAFPVFARSLDACGAALAEWVDWSLLDVVHGVAGAPGLDRVDVVQPVLFSVMVSLAALWRSWGVEPDAVVGHSQGEIAAACVCGALSLRDAAKVVALRSRALVDLTGHGAMASVALSEDAVAERIAPWGGRVGVAVVNGPRSVVVSGDPGAVDEFVGKLEAEEVAARRINVGYASHSPHVARVQSRVTEALSDLSPGTSALPFYSTLYGEVVDTARLDGGYWYRNLREKVVFETAVRRLAGDGFRVFIEMSPHPVLTVPVQEITEDTEGVEGAVVLSSVRRDRGEAEAVLGSLAALHVRGGQAAWEALFTTRRRVDLPTYAFQRRRYWLDSARPGAVLDLPAAEPEAGVGGGELLALPELIKGLPDGEAAALVLDHVLKKVAVVLGHSAGEILDPDREFRDAGFDSLLAVQLSKSLAAVTGLKLKPNLVLQHPTPRRVAGHLLASMTGHGRR from the coding sequence ATGAACGGTTCCGCGGACCGTACGGCGGAGGGCGGGGAGCGGGTCCAGCAGGCGCTGCGTGCGCTGCTGGAGGAACGCGACCGTCTCCGCCGCAGGGTCGGTGCCCTGGAGGCCGGGCGCGGCGAGCCGGTCGCCGTGGTGGCCATGGCGTGCCGCTACCCGGGCGGGGTGTCCTCGCCCGAGGAGCTGTGGGACGTGGTCCGCGGCGGCCGGGACGTGGTGGACGTGTTCCCCGGGGACCGGGGGTGGCCGGACGTCTTCGACCCGGATCCCGACGCGCCGGGCCGCTCGTACGCGCGGCACGGCGGTTTCCTCCGGGACGCGGGCGCTTTCGACGCGGAGTTCTTCGGCATCAGTCCGCGTGAGGCTCTGGCGACCGATCCGCAGCAGCGGCTGCTGCTGGAGACGGCGTGGGAGGTGTTCGAGCGGGCGGGCATCGTTCCGGCCGAGGTCCGCGGGGCCGATGTCGGGGTGTTCTGCGGGGTGATGTTCCCCGAGTACGGGATGCGTTTCCTGGAGGCGCGGGGGAACGAGCTGGAGGGTTTCCTGCTGCAGGGCAGCGCGCCGAGCGTGGCCTCCGGGCGGGTGGCGTACGAGTTCGGGCTGACCGGTCCCGCGGTGACGGTGGACACGGCGTGCTCGTCGTCGCTGGTGTCCGTGCATCTGGCGATGCAGTCGCTGCGTTCGGGGGAATCGTCGCTGGCGCTGGCGGGCGGGGCGGCGCTGATGCCGACGCCCTGGGTGTTCCTGGAGTTCTCGCGGCAGCGGGGGCTGGCGGCGGACGGCCGGTGCAAGTCCTTCTCGGACGCGGCCGACGGGACGGGCTGGGCCGAGGGGGCGGGCGTGCTGCTCCTGGAGAAGCTGTCGGACGCCCGCCGCAACGGGCATCCGGTGCTGGCCGTCCTGCGGGGTTCGGCGGTGAACCAGGACGGGGCCAGCAATGGGCTGACCGCGCCCAACGGCCGGGCCCAGGAGCGGGTGATCCGCAGGGCGCTGGCGAACGCGGGGGTGTCCGCGTCCGAGGTGGACCTCCTGGAGGCGCACGGGACCGGGACGACGCTGGGCGATCCCATCGAGGCGGGGGCCCTGCTGGCGACCTACGGGCAGGGCCGGGCCGAGGGCAGGCCGCTGTGGCTGGGGTCGCTGAAGTCGAACATCGGGCACTCGATGGCCGCGGCGGGGGTGGGCGGGGTGATCAAGGCGGTGATGGCGATGCGGCACCGCTATCTGCCCAAGACCCTGCATGCCGGGGTGCCTTCGCGGCATGTGGACTGGTCGTCCGGTGCGGTCGAGCTGCTGGTGGAGGGGCGTGAGTGGGACCGGGCGGACGGCCCGCGGCGGGCCGCGGTGTCGTCGTTCGGTATCAGTGGCACCAATGCGCACGTCGTCCTGGAGGAGGCGCCGCACGAGGAGCCGGGGGACGGGAACGGGGAGCCGGGGGACGGGAACGGCACGGGGGTGCAGGTGTACGGGGGCGGTCCGGGTACGGGTGGTGTCGCCGGGGGTGTTGTGCCGTGGGTGCTGTCCGGCCGGAGTCCGGGCGCCCTGCGGCAGCAGGCGGCCGCGCTGCACGGCGCGGCCGCCGCCGACCCGGGGTTCGACCTCGCCGCCGCGGGCTGGTCGCTGGTGTCGGGCCGGACCCGGTTCGAGCACCGTGCGGTGGTCCTGGGGCACGGCCGGGACGAGCTGCTGAACGGCCTGGCGGCGCTCGCCGCCGGGGAGGAGTCCGCCGCGGTGGTCCACGGCAGGGCAGGGCCGCTCGGTGCGACGGTCTTCGTGTTCCCCGGGCAGGGGTCGCAGTGGGCCGGTATGGGCCGCGAGCTGTACGGGGCGTTCCCCGTCTTCGCGCGGAGTCTGGACGCGTGCGGGGCGGCGCTGGCCGAGTGGGTCGACTGGTCGCTGCTCGACGTGGTGCACGGGGTGGCGGGGGCACCGGGGCTGGACCGGGTGGACGTGGTGCAGCCCGTGCTGTTCTCGGTGATGGTGTCGCTGGCCGCCCTGTGGCGGTCCTGGGGTGTGGAACCGGATGCGGTGGTGGGGCACAGTCAGGGGGAGATAGCCGCCGCCTGTGTCTGCGGGGCGCTGTCCCTGCGCGATGCGGCCAAGGTCGTGGCGCTGCGCAGCCGGGCTCTGGTGGATCTGACCGGTCACGGCGCGATGGCGTCGGTCGCCCTGTCCGAGGACGCCGTTGCGGAGCGGATCGCCCCGTGGGGCGGGCGGGTGGGTGTCGCCGTCGTCAACGGGCCCCGTTCGGTGGTGGTGTCCGGGGATCCCGGCGCCGTCGACGAGTTCGTGGGGAAGCTGGAGGCCGAGGAGGTGGCGGCCCGGCGGATCAACGTCGGCTACGCGTCCCATTCGCCTCATGTGGCCCGGGTCCAATCCCGGGTGACCGAAGCGCTGTCCGATCTGAGCCCGGGTACGTCGGCGCTGCCCTTCTACTCGACGCTGTACGGCGAAGTCGTCGACACCGCGCGGCTGGACGGCGGCTACTGGTACCGCAATCTGCGGGAGAAGGTCGTCTTCGAGACGGCCGTGCGGCGGCTTGCCGGGGACGGTTTCCGGGTGTTCATCGAGATGAGTCCGCATCCGGTGCTGACCGTCCCGGTGCAGGAGATCACCGAGGACACCGAGGGCGTGGAGGGTGCGGTGGTCCTGTCGTCGGTGCGGCGGGACCGCGGGGAGGCGGAGGCCGTCCTCGGGTCGCTGGCGGCGCTGCACGTCCGGGGCGGGCAGGCCGCCTGGGAAGCCCTGTTCACCACGCGCCGGCGGGTGGATCTGCCGACGTACGCGTTCCAGCGGCGGCGCTACTGGCTGGACTCCGCCCGCCCGGGGGCGGTGCTGGACCTGCCGGCCGCGGAGCCGGAGGCGGGGGTGGGTGGCGGGGAGCTGCTCGCCCTGCCGGAGCTGATCAAAGGTCTCCCGGACGGCGAGGCGGCGGCGCTGGTCCTCGACCACGTCCTGAAGAAGGTCGCCGTCGTCCTGGGGCACTCGGCGGGCGAGATCCTCGACCCCGACCGGGAGTTCAGGGACGCCGGATTCGACTCGCTGCTCGCGGTGCAGCTCAGCAAGAGCCTGGCCGCGGTGACCGGACTGAAGCTGAAGCCGAATCTGGTGCTGCAGCACCCCACGCCGAGGCGGGTCGCCGGGCATCTGCTGGCCTCGATGACCGGTCACGGCCGGCGGTGA
- a CDS encoding prephenate dehydrogenase yields the protein MKDALVVGTGVVGTSVGLALRAHGVRVYLRDADPAAAKIASCLGAGTAADPPGAVDLAVVAVPPALVPGVLVRLQGEGAARHYTDVASVRARPQQEAAALACDSARYVGGHPMAGSERSGPLAARADLFDRCNWVLTPTADTRTDTLNAALELVAICGAVPVLMEADAHDRAVGLVSHAPHLMASLVAALLERGEERMVSLAGPGVRDLTRTAAGDPDLWVDVLGANALVVADLLEELSEGLEDAVAGLRAMGAADEDKRSSGARVVGDLLRRGRAGRARIPAGPGAVPKRYEEVTVVIGGRPGELARLFTDASRAGADVEDVRLEHAAGRPGGLVRLSVPGDRREVLMTALHNGGWRHR from the coding sequence CTGAAAGACGCCCTGGTGGTCGGCACCGGTGTGGTGGGAACCTCGGTCGGGCTGGCCCTGCGGGCCCACGGGGTGAGGGTGTATCTGAGGGATGCGGACCCGGCCGCGGCCAAGATCGCGTCCTGTCTCGGCGCCGGCACCGCGGCGGACCCGCCGGGCGCCGTCGACCTGGCCGTGGTGGCCGTCCCGCCGGCGCTGGTGCCCGGTGTCCTGGTACGCCTGCAGGGCGAGGGCGCGGCGCGGCACTACACCGATGTCGCCAGTGTCCGGGCCAGGCCGCAGCAGGAGGCCGCCGCGCTGGCCTGCGACAGCGCCCGCTACGTCGGCGGGCATCCGATGGCGGGCAGTGAGCGCAGCGGGCCGCTCGCCGCGCGGGCGGATCTCTTCGACCGCTGCAACTGGGTGCTGACCCCGACGGCCGACACCCGTACCGACACGTTGAACGCCGCCCTCGAACTCGTGGCGATATGCGGGGCGGTGCCCGTCCTGATGGAGGCCGACGCCCACGACCGGGCGGTCGGCCTCGTCTCGCACGCCCCGCATCTGATGGCGAGTCTGGTCGCCGCCCTGCTGGAACGGGGCGAGGAGCGCATGGTGAGCCTGGCGGGTCCGGGCGTGCGCGATCTGACCCGTACCGCGGCCGGGGATCCGGATCTGTGGGTCGATGTGCTCGGTGCGAATGCGCTGGTGGTGGCCGATCTGCTCGAAGAGCTGTCGGAGGGGTTGGAGGACGCCGTGGCGGGGCTGCGGGCCATGGGGGCCGCCGACGAGGACAAGCGCAGCAGTGGTGCGCGGGTGGTGGGGGATCTGCTGCGGCGCGGCCGGGCGGGGCGGGCCAGGATCCCGGCCGGGCCCGGTGCCGTGCCGAAGCGGTACGAGGAGGTGACGGTCGTGATCGGCGGCCGGCCGGGGGAACTGGCCCGGCTCTTCACCGATGCCTCCCGTGCCGGTGCCGATGTGGAGGACGTCCGCCTGGAGCATGCGGCGGGGCGGCCGGGCGGTCTGGTCCGGCTCAGTGTGCCCGGGGACCGGCGCGAGGTGCTGATGACGGCCCTGCACAACGGCGGGTGGCGGCACCGCTAG
- the hppD gene encoding 4-hydroxyphenylpyruvate dioxygenase has product MEIQSIDHIEFFAENAEEAALGLRDLFGFTLAGRGGARTGLQGCESVLLRQHDITLLVTSATSAGHRAAEYVERHGDGVGVIGLRVDDAQAAFAQAVERGAAPVAPPEILGPPGARTVFASVSGFGDVEHRFVSRERPGGPFAPLIEETARTRPAPGLFTAIDHLAVCVPAGTLKETVHTYENVFGLHQIYEEQIVVGSQAMDSTVVQSDSGRLTLTLIEPDITRAPGQIDRFIATHDGAGVQHIAFLTGDILTAVPRSAERGVRFLTTPSGYYDRLGPRLGPIGVPVEELRGLGVLADRDHTGVMLQIFTESQHRRGTLFYELIDRRGAHTFGSNNIKALYEAVDRRQTSKPAGHA; this is encoded by the coding sequence GTGGAAATACAGTCCATAGATCACATCGAGTTCTTCGCCGAGAACGCGGAAGAAGCAGCCCTCGGGCTGCGCGACCTGTTCGGCTTCACCCTCGCCGGCCGCGGCGGAGCCCGTACGGGACTCCAGGGCTGCGAGTCGGTGCTGCTGCGCCAGCACGACATCACCCTGCTGGTCACCTCGGCCACCAGCGCCGGCCACCGCGCCGCCGAGTACGTGGAGCGGCACGGGGACGGCGTCGGCGTGATCGGCCTGCGCGTCGACGACGCCCAGGCCGCGTTCGCCCAGGCCGTCGAGCGGGGAGCCGCCCCCGTCGCCCCGCCCGAGATCCTCGGCCCCCCGGGAGCCCGGACCGTGTTCGCCTCGGTGAGCGGCTTCGGCGACGTGGAACACCGCTTCGTCTCCCGGGAACGGCCCGGCGGCCCCTTCGCCCCGCTCATCGAGGAGACCGCCCGGACCCGCCCCGCCCCCGGGCTGTTCACCGCGATCGACCACCTCGCCGTCTGCGTGCCCGCCGGCACCCTCAAGGAGACCGTCCACACCTACGAGAACGTCTTCGGCCTCCACCAGATCTACGAGGAGCAGATCGTCGTCGGCTCCCAGGCCATGGACTCCACCGTCGTCCAGAGCGACTCCGGCCGGCTCACCCTCACCCTCATCGAACCCGACATCACCCGCGCCCCCGGCCAGATCGACCGGTTCATCGCCACCCACGACGGCGCCGGAGTCCAGCACATCGCCTTCCTGACCGGCGACATCCTGACCGCCGTACCCCGCAGCGCCGAGCGGGGCGTACGGTTTTTGACCACACCGTCCGGCTACTACGACCGGCTGGGACCACGCCTCGGCCCGATCGGCGTCCCGGTGGAGGAACTGCGCGGACTCGGCGTCCTCGCCGACCGCGACCACACCGGCGTCATGCTCCAGATCTTCACCGAATCACAGCACCGCCGGGGCACCCTCTTCTACGAACTGATCGACCGCCGGGGCGCCCACACCTTCGGCAGCAACAACATCAAGGCCCTCTACGAGGCCGTGGACCGCCGGCAGACCAGCAAACCGGCCGGCCATGCCTGA
- a CDS encoding alpha-hydroxy acid oxidase: MPDTPPAARPAHHPPPPATGPDPLRLTLADFAEAARSRLEPAVWDFFEGGAGEERTLAANTEAFERLLLRPRVLRGTAATPDTTATVLGRSWDAPVAIAPLGYQTLAHPLGELATVQGTAAAARIPVVISTFAGRDLGELATAGGGPLWLQVYCLRDRSTTRRLIERAEETGFEALVLTVDTPHMGRRLRDLRNGFRLPDGIAPANLGGHDFAVPAAHARAEFAPALDWTVVDWLRSVSALPLLLKGILTDSDAVRAVRAGADGIIVSNHGGRQLDGVPATVDVLPEIVTAVAGRIPVLLDGGVRRGRDVLAALALGADAVLVGRPVLHGLAADGSRGVTDVLNILLAELTDTMALAGLGTLADTGPGLVRPATAPGTPALSAPHR, encoded by the coding sequence ATGCCTGACACACCCCCCGCAGCCCGCCCCGCACACCACCCCCCGCCTCCGGCCACCGGGCCCGACCCGCTGAGACTGACCCTCGCCGACTTCGCGGAAGCCGCGAGATCCCGCCTCGAACCCGCCGTATGGGACTTCTTTGAAGGCGGCGCGGGCGAGGAACGGACCCTCGCGGCCAACACCGAGGCCTTCGAACGGCTGCTGCTGCGGCCACGGGTCCTGCGCGGCACGGCCGCCACCCCCGACACCACCGCCACCGTCCTGGGCCGCTCCTGGGACGCCCCGGTGGCGATCGCCCCGCTGGGCTACCAGACCCTCGCCCACCCCCTGGGCGAACTCGCCACCGTCCAGGGCACCGCGGCAGCCGCCCGCATACCGGTCGTGATCAGCACCTTCGCCGGGCGCGACCTCGGAGAACTCGCCACCGCCGGCGGCGGCCCCCTCTGGCTCCAGGTCTACTGCCTGCGCGACCGCTCGACCACCCGGCGCCTCATCGAGCGCGCGGAGGAAACCGGCTTCGAAGCACTCGTCCTGACCGTCGACACCCCCCATATGGGACGCCGGCTGCGGGACCTGCGCAACGGCTTCCGCCTCCCCGACGGAATCGCCCCCGCCAACCTCGGCGGACACGACTTCGCGGTACCGGCCGCACACGCCAGGGCCGAATTCGCCCCCGCACTCGACTGGACGGTCGTGGACTGGCTTCGCTCGGTCAGCGCGCTGCCGCTCCTGCTCAAGGGCATCCTCACCGACAGCGACGCGGTACGCGCCGTCCGCGCGGGGGCGGACGGCATCATCGTGTCCAACCACGGCGGGCGGCAGCTCGACGGCGTGCCCGCCACCGTCGACGTCCTGCCGGAGATCGTGACGGCGGTGGCCGGGCGCATCCCCGTCCTCCTCGACGGGGGAGTACGCCGCGGCCGGGACGTCCTGGCCGCGCTCGCCCTCGGCGCCGACGCGGTCCTCGTCGGCCGCCCGGTCCTGCACGGCCTCGCCGCCGACGGCAGCCGGGGAGTGACGGACGTACTGAACATCCTGCTCGCCGAACTCACCGACACCATGGCCCTCGCGGGCCTGGGCACCCTCGCCGACACCGGCCCCGGACTCGTCCGCCCCGCCACCGCACCCGGCACACCGGCCCTCTCGGCCCCGCACCGGTAA
- a CDS encoding methyltransferase, with the protein MEQLVHGVPDPVVREFLLMADDSIVAVLPFTLAIAARLGVADACAPEGSAPGELAAAVGFAAEPLTSLLNALTGAGFFTRDEHGRFAPTELGEVLKAGSALSMRATLSNLDSCRAWLRAADAAAQLRPLPAAAGESFFTDQDTRTTTDAAFNTRMKERARRLYGSLAELPVWDGAHTVMDIGGGTGTVLAAILTARPQLRGVLFDRRSVIDLAAVDSPLDPVRDRCTLVAGDFFDGLPGGADVQVLGSVLHDWDDEKAAGILRAGVRALAPGGRILVCELVVPETAEPHPARWSDLGMLVLLGGRERTLPEFDTVFAAAGLVRTRVLPVGESGFSLIETRPAGPVPAGA; encoded by the coding sequence TTGGAACAGCTGGTGCACGGCGTGCCCGATCCGGTCGTGCGCGAATTCCTGTTGATGGCCGACGACAGCATTGTCGCGGTGCTCCCCTTCACGCTGGCCATCGCCGCACGTCTGGGGGTGGCCGACGCCTGTGCGCCGGAGGGATCGGCGCCCGGGGAACTCGCGGCCGCCGTCGGCTTCGCCGCGGAGCCGCTCACGAGTCTGCTGAACGCCCTGACCGGGGCGGGCTTCTTCACCCGGGACGAACACGGGCGTTTCGCCCCGACGGAGCTGGGTGAGGTGCTCAAGGCCGGTTCGGCCCTGTCGATGCGGGCCACGCTCTCCAACCTGGATTCCTGCCGGGCCTGGCTGCGGGCGGCCGACGCCGCCGCGCAGCTGCGGCCGCTCCCGGCGGCCGCGGGCGAGTCCTTCTTCACGGACCAGGACACCAGGACCACGACCGATGCGGCGTTCAACACCCGGATGAAGGAACGGGCCCGGCGGCTGTACGGCTCGCTGGCCGAACTGCCGGTGTGGGACGGGGCGCACACGGTCATGGACATCGGCGGCGGTACGGGCACGGTGCTGGCGGCGATCCTCACGGCCCGGCCGCAGTTGCGCGGGGTGCTGTTCGACCGCCGTTCGGTGATCGACCTCGCGGCCGTCGACTCCCCGCTCGACCCGGTCCGGGACCGGTGCACGCTGGTGGCCGGCGACTTCTTCGACGGGCTTCCCGGTGGTGCGGACGTCCAGGTGCTGGGCAGTGTGCTGCACGACTGGGACGACGAGAAGGCGGCGGGCATCCTGCGCGCCGGAGTCCGGGCCCTCGCCCCCGGCGGCCGGATCCTGGTCTGCGAACTCGTCGTTCCCGAAACCGCCGAACCGCATCCGGCGCGCTGGAGCGACCTCGGCATGCTGGTCCTCCTCGGCGGCCGGGAGCGCACACTGCCGGAGTTCGACACGGTGTTCGCCGCCGCGGGCCTGGTCCGGACCCGGGTGCTGCCCGTCGGGGAGTCGGGTTTCAGCCTCATCGAGACGAGGCCGGCCGGGCCGGTCCCGGCGGGCGCCTGA
- a CDS encoding AMP-binding protein: MISVRSFAASSAQEGLWRAQEMFPDTPNHALTLWDVDGVLDPAVMESAFLQVMEEAEVLRVTFTTTGDGGGLRMVPREVGDLRPFFLDVGAEDDPEGAAREALAGVLRQPFDTERELLLRLGVIRLAAGRSLLVIVYHHLVSDGYGVSGLLSRRLAEVYTALSQGAEVPEPAHPWDAGSFAAGAEEYRASGRLDRDRAFWRGYLADAPAPARVPRVALSGAARAALGEPAGGADRWGELAGAIGMVSRTLTVPRAEADAWTAAAQSLGVWLSSLLTAATAVYLRHRCDREEFLLSLAVGNRSGAASRTPGLAVNVVPVRVRVPLGAAFAEIAEAIGDETYEIFDHAGCHYSEIQRASGTALGDRGSFGAVVNVVDFPRRLRFAGRPARFLAGTTGTFEELAIGVYTDGSEDSDLYLRLDAPASLYSRAELRFIGEDLLAHIRAVVAAGDRPVGALDTAGGAIPEREPAGGAEPAGLTVPELFARQAARAPDAVAVVSGERAVSYRELDELSSRLAGALARRGVGRETVVAVALPRSAELVVALLGVVKAGGAWLPVDPGTGAERIAAVAADAAVSAVLTDAATAGRLGDALGVPALVLADLLSGPGGPDTAGGDAAAGGRGYRDGLFAVVYGEGRDGAVTGVAVTHRNMERLASDRAFREGGHGTAGWCAPPGGDAVALDVWVPLLNGGRVVVAPEGEPDFGALVAQGVARLRLPADVFSAVAAERPGVLAGLREVWTGGDRVSGAAVRRVREACPGLVVVCGRGPAETAGFAVVDRWAAGGDVVGRPADRTVFHVLGPGLAPVPVGVSGELYVAGPGVGRGFPGRPGATAERFVACPSGPAGGLMYRTGERVRWADGGVLEYVGRAGETVEVRGAEVEPAGVEEVLSGHPGVARAVVSVRRDGSGQGRLVAYVVPAGGPSAGGPSAGELGRFVSERLPEILVPPVFVVLERLPLTPGGRVDRGALPEPEFGEGGYRAPRDRTERVLAGAFAEVLELGRGVGIDEDFFDLGGNSLRAIRLVGLIRSGLEQEVSIRTLFAVRTVAGLSGMWQDLGRSARPALRRRTREGEVL; encoded by the coding sequence ATGATCTCTGTGCGTTCCTTCGCCGCGTCGTCTGCGCAGGAAGGGTTGTGGCGGGCGCAGGAAATGTTTCCCGACACGCCGAACCATGCGCTGACCCTGTGGGACGTGGACGGTGTGCTCGATCCCGCGGTCATGGAATCCGCGTTCCTGCAGGTGATGGAGGAGGCGGAGGTCCTGCGTGTCACCTTCACCACCACCGGTGATGGTGGCGGGCTGCGCATGGTGCCCCGGGAGGTGGGGGACCTGCGGCCGTTCTTCCTGGACGTCGGCGCGGAGGACGATCCCGAGGGGGCGGCGCGCGAGGCTCTGGCCGGTGTGCTGCGGCAGCCCTTCGATACGGAGCGGGAGCTGCTGCTGCGGCTGGGGGTGATCCGGCTCGCGGCCGGCCGTTCGCTGCTGGTGATCGTCTATCACCATCTCGTATCGGACGGGTACGGCGTGTCCGGGCTGCTGTCGCGGCGTCTCGCCGAGGTGTACACGGCGCTGTCGCAGGGGGCGGAGGTGCCGGAGCCGGCGCATCCGTGGGACGCCGGGTCGTTTGCGGCCGGTGCGGAGGAGTACCGGGCGTCGGGGCGGTTGGACCGGGACAGGGCGTTCTGGCGCGGCTATCTGGCGGACGCGCCCGCGCCCGCGCGGGTACCGCGGGTCGCCCTGTCCGGGGCGGCGCGGGCCGCGCTCGGTGAACCGGCGGGCGGCGCCGACCGGTGGGGGGAGCTGGCCGGGGCCATCGGCATGGTGAGCCGGACCCTGACCGTGCCGCGGGCCGAGGCGGATGCGTGGACCGCGGCCGCACAATCGCTGGGGGTGTGGCTGTCGTCCCTGCTGACCGCGGCCACCGCGGTGTATCTGCGGCACCGCTGCGACCGTGAGGAGTTCCTGCTGTCGCTGGCCGTGGGCAACCGGTCGGGGGCGGCGAGCAGGACGCCCGGTCTTGCGGTGAACGTGGTGCCGGTGCGGGTACGGGTGCCGCTCGGGGCGGCGTTCGCGGAGATCGCGGAGGCGATCGGCGACGAGACGTACGAGATCTTCGACCACGCCGGCTGCCACTACTCGGAGATCCAGCGCGCGAGCGGGACGGCCCTGGGCGACCGCGGCAGCTTCGGCGCCGTCGTGAACGTCGTCGACTTCCCCCGCCGGCTCCGCTTCGCGGGCCGCCCGGCCCGGTTCCTGGCCGGGACGACCGGGACCTTCGAGGAACTGGCGATCGGCGTCTACACCGACGGAAGCGAGGACAGCGACCTGTACCTCCGGCTCGATGCCCCCGCGAGCCTGTACTCGCGCGCGGAACTGCGGTTCATCGGGGAGGATCTGCTCGCCCACATCCGGGCGGTCGTGGCCGCCGGTGACCGGCCGGTCGGTGCGCTGGACACGGCGGGCGGTGCGATACCGGAGCGGGAGCCGGCCGGCGGGGCGGAGCCGGCGGGGCTCACGGTTCCCGAGTTGTTCGCCCGGCAGGCGGCGCGGGCTCCCGACGCCGTTGCGGTGGTGTCCGGGGAGCGTGCGGTCTCCTACCGGGAGCTGGACGAGCTCTCCAGCCGGCTGGCCGGGGCGCTCGCGCGGCGGGGGGTGGGGCGCGAGACGGTCGTCGCGGTGGCGCTGCCCCGGTCGGCCGAACTGGTCGTGGCCCTGCTGGGTGTGGTGAAGGCGGGCGGGGCCTGGCTTCCGGTCGACCCGGGGACGGGGGCGGAGCGGATCGCTGCGGTGGCCGCCGACGCCGCGGTGAGCGCCGTACTGACCGATGCGGCGACCGCCGGGCGGCTCGGGGACGCGCTGGGCGTGCCGGCGCTGGTCCTCGCCGATCTGCTGTCCGGCCCCGGCGGCCCGGATACTGCCGGTGGTGACGCGGCGGCCGGGGGCCGGGGGTACCGGGACGGTCTGTTCGCCGTGGTGTACGGGGAGGGGCGGGACGGGGCGGTCACCGGGGTCGCCGTGACGCACCGGAACATGGAGCGGCTCGCCTCGGACCGGGCCTTCCGGGAGGGCGGTCACGGTACGGCGGGGTGGTGCGCGCCGCCCGGCGGGGACGCGGTGGCGCTGGATGTGTGGGTTCCGCTGCTGAACGGCGGCCGGGTGGTCGTTGCGCCCGAGGGGGAGCCGGATTTCGGGGCGCTCGTGGCGCAGGGTGTGGCGCGGCTGCGGCTGCCTGCGGATGTGTTCTCGGCGGTCGCGGCCGAACGGCCGGGGGTGCTCGCGGGGTTGCGGGAGGTGTGGACCGGTGGCGACCGGGTGTCCGGGGCGGCGGTACGGCGGGTACGGGAGGCGTGCCCCGGGCTGGTGGTGGTGTGCGGCCGGGGTCCGGCGGAGACGGCCGGGTTCGCCGTCGTGGACCGGTGGGCGGCCGGCGGGGATGTGGTGGGCCGGCCGGCGGACCGTACGGTCTTCCATGTGCTGGGGCCGGGGCTGGCGCCGGTCCCCGTGGGGGTGAGCGGGGAGCTGTATGTGGCGGGGCCGGGGGTGGGGCGCGGCTTTCCGGGGCGTCCGGGGGCGACCGCGGAGCGGTTCGTGGCCTGCCCGTCCGGTCCGGCGGGCGGGCTGATGTACCGGACCGGGGAGCGGGTGCGGTGGGCGGACGGCGGTGTCCTGGAGTATGTGGGCCGGGCCGGGGAGACGGTGGAGGTACGGGGCGCGGAGGTCGAGCCGGCCGGGGTGGAGGAGGTGCTGTCCGGGCATCCCGGGGTGGCGCGGGCGGTGGTGTCCGTGCGGAGGGACGGTTCGGGGCAGGGGCGGCTGGTGGCCTATGTGGTTCCGGCGGGCGGTCCTTCGGCGGGTGGTCCTTCGGCCGGGGAGCTGGGCCGGTTCGTTTCGGAGCGGCTGCCGGAGATCCTGGTGCCGCCGGTGTTCGTGGTGCTGGAGCGGCTGCCGCTGACGCCGGGCGGGCGGGTGGACCGGGGGGCGCTGCCGGAACCGGAGTTCGGGGAGGGGGGGTACCGGGCTCCGCGTGACCGTACCGAGCGGGTGCTGGCCGGGGCGTTCGCCGAGGTGCTGGAGCTGGGCCGGGGGGTGGGGATCGACGAGGACTTCTTCGATCTCGGCGGGAACTCGCTGCGGGCGATCAGGCTGGTCGGGCTGATCCGGAGCGGGCTGGAGCAGGAGGTGTCCATCCGGACGCTGTTCGCGGTGCGTACCGTCGCGGGTCTGTCCGGGATGTGGCAGGACCTGGGCCGGTCCGCCAGGCCGGCGCTGCGCAGGAGGACGAGGGAGGGCGAAGTCCTCTGA